The Caldicellulosiruptor changbaiensis genome has a segment encoding these proteins:
- the coaE gene encoding dephospho-CoA kinase (Dephospho-CoA kinase (CoaE) performs the final step in coenzyme A biosynthesis.), whose translation MRQSKVLGITGKMGSGKSTISRILKEHFGFEVIDADKEYHWLLQNSLELKLKLTQTFGEEILTDAKIDRVKLRKVALKCDVNMELLNKITHPFIFERVNFLITDVYKDKHIVIDAALLFQIGLDKLCSVIWYVECEKEIIIERVIRRSGYDVEEVEKFLERQRDIERYKDFASKIVINNGDIENLKTIIGKYLKEDGLI comes from the coding sequence ATGAGACAAAGTAAAGTACTGGGAATTACAGGGAAGATGGGTTCTGGTAAGAGTACTATTAGTAGAATATTAAAAGAGCATTTTGGTTTTGAGGTTATAGACGCTGATAAGGAATACCATTGGTTACTACAAAACAGCTTAGAATTGAAATTAAAGTTAACACAGACCTTTGGAGAGGAGATTTTAACAGATGCCAAAATTGACAGGGTTAAACTTAGAAAGGTAGCCTTGAAATGTGACGTTAATATGGAGCTTCTCAATAAGATTACTCATCCATTTATATTTGAAAGAGTAAATTTTTTAATCACAGATGTTTACAAAGACAAGCATATAGTTATTGATGCTGCACTTTTGTTCCAGATAGGACTTGATAAACTTTGTTCGGTCATCTGGTATGTTGAATGTGAAAAAGAAATTATAATTGAGCGAGTAATTAGAAGAAGTGGGTATGATGTGGAAGAGGTCGAAAAGTTTTTAGAAAGACAAAGAGATATTGAAAGATACAAGGACTTTGCAAGTAAGATAGTTATAAACAATGGAGACATTGAGAATTTAAAAACTATCATAGGAAAATATCTCAAAGAGGATGGTTTGATTTGA